From the genome of bacterium:
TCGCACCGTTGTAGGCCACCTTGCCGTTCTTGTCGACGACGATCATGTGCGGCGTCGTCTTGGCGCCGTAGGCGTGCCCGACCGCGCCGTTCGAATCGACGAGAATCCGGTAGTCGATCCCCTGCTTCGAGGCGTACGCCTTCTGGTCTGCGGAGGAGAGGAAGTCGCCGTGGCTCAGGTTCGTGCTGTTGATCCCGATCCAGATCGCCTCCGGGTGCTTCGCTTCGGTGGCGATCATCGTCTTCGCCTCGGCGTGCTTGCGCGAGAACGGGCAGTTCGGATTGATCCACTCGAGGACCACCG
Proteins encoded in this window:
- a CDS encoding redoxin domain-containing protein, with the protein product VVLEWINPNCPFSRKHAEAKTMIATEAKHPEAIWIGINSTNLSHGDFLSSADQKAYASKQGIDYRILVDSNGAVGHAYGAKTTPHMIVVDKNGKVAYNGAIDAGAMSGGKENYVDAALTALAAGRAPDPSTTKPYGCSVKY